In the genome of Candidatus Nanopelagicales bacterium, one region contains:
- a CDS encoding ACT domain-containing protein, which translates to MSLLAVTVLGHDRPGIIADVTGAVADLGGNLEDSSMTLLRGHFAWTLIADLDVPADDVAARLAPLSDQGLVVSVLPVPVEEASPAAAGPAYLLSVHGGDRPGIVSRLTRVLADVGGNVTDLTTRLAGGMYVLLAEVDVPADVDVAALQARVTEVAHELGVDATLRPHDPDVL; encoded by the coding sequence ATGAGCCTGCTCGCCGTCACCGTCCTGGGCCATGACCGACCCGGCATCATCGCCGACGTCACCGGTGCCGTGGCCGACCTCGGGGGGAACCTCGAGGACTCGTCGATGACGTTGCTGCGCGGGCACTTCGCCTGGACGTTGATCGCCGACCTGGACGTGCCGGCCGACGACGTGGCGGCGCGACTGGCGCCGCTGTCCGACCAGGGTCTGGTGGTGTCGGTGTTGCCGGTGCCGGTGGAGGAGGCGTCCCCGGCCGCGGCCGGGCCCGCGTACCTGCTGTCGGTCCACGGTGGTGACCGCCCGGGGATCGTGTCGCGGCTGACCCGGGTGCTCGCCGACGTCGGGGGCAACGTCACGGACCTGACCACGCGGCTGGCGGGCGGGATGTACGTGCTGCTCGCCGAGGTGGACGTGCCGGCCGACGTGGACGTCGCCGCGCTCCAGGCCCGGGTCACGGAGGTCGCGCACGAGCTCGGCGTCGACGCGACCCTGCGCCCGCACGACCCGGACGTGCTGTGA
- a CDS encoding DUF4287 domain-containing protein codes for MTLHHSEETHRQLVDRVPGATGRELQEWFRILEEGPAFSRFDERVHWLQDDYALSHGQATAIVHEYDKTRAARKLA; via the coding sequence ATGACACTCCACCACTCCGAAGAGACCCACCGTCAGCTCGTCGACCGAGTACCCGGAGCCACCGGTCGCGAGCTGCAGGAGTGGTTCCGGATCCTCGAGGAGGGCCCCGCGTTCTCGCGCTTCGACGAGCGCGTGCACTGGCTGCAGGACGACTACGCGCTGTCGCACGGCCAGGCGACGGCGATCGTGCACGAGTACGACAAGACCCGCGCCGCCCGCAAGCTGGCCTGA
- a CDS encoding peptide deformylase — protein MTTPLDGPVRMPDLPAGRVLPVVRAPEPVLSTPCAEVDPRDPVVAQLAADLVATMRVSPGCVGLAANQVGVGLRVFSLDVSRHPKTRISHGEYVLVNARVEAASRNERAREGCMSVPDFTGDVKRATRLTVRGWLPGTGEEVVLATDAFEARALQHELDHLDGFLFLDRVVGAHAIHPRQTYL, from the coding sequence GTGACCACTCCCCTCGACGGCCCGGTACGGATGCCGGACCTGCCGGCGGGCCGCGTCCTGCCCGTGGTCCGCGCCCCGGAGCCCGTGCTGTCGACGCCGTGCGCGGAGGTGGACCCCCGCGACCCGGTCGTGGCGCAGCTGGCCGCCGACCTGGTCGCCACCATGCGGGTGTCACCGGGCTGCGTGGGTTTGGCCGCCAACCAGGTGGGGGTGGGGCTGCGGGTGTTCTCCCTCGACGTCAGCCGGCACCCGAAGACCCGGATCTCCCACGGCGAGTACGTCCTGGTGAACGCCCGGGTCGAGGCCGCCTCGCGCAACGAGCGGGCCCGGGAGGGCTGCATGTCCGTCCCGGACTTCACCGGGGACGTGAAGCGGGCCACCCGGCTCACGGTCCGAGGCTGGCTGCCGGGAACGGGGGAGGAGGTCGTGCTGGCGACCGACGCCTTCGAGGCCCGTGCGCTGCAGCACGAGCTGGACCACCTCGACGGGTTCCTGTTCCTGGACCGGGTCGTCGGCGCGCACGCGATCCATCCCCGCCAGACCTACCTGTAG
- a CDS encoding MBL fold metallo-hydrolase — protein MARPVVTLAPGVHRIPTLGDYINSFALVDDDGQVTLVDTGLKRAPRRIVAALAALGKHPSDVTRIVLTHAHLDHAGGAARMVADTRASGVDVHEDDADYIRTGAAPPVDRSSTAGRIFSRLPGQGFAAAPVAAVLHDGQLLDVAGGLRVVHTPGHTPGHVSLLHEPTGVLVTGDSIFNMRSRMTWPMSAACTSIRQTRETAARLADLEYDVAAFTHGPEIRDGAREAIRGFLRRRATG, from the coding sequence ATGGCCCGACCGGTCGTCACGCTCGCCCCGGGGGTGCACCGCATCCCGACCCTGGGTGACTACATCAACTCCTTCGCCCTCGTCGACGACGACGGCCAGGTCACCCTGGTCGACACCGGCCTGAAGCGGGCCCCCCGCCGGATCGTGGCTGCGCTCGCCGCCCTCGGGAAGCACCCCTCCGACGTCACCCGCATCGTCCTCACCCACGCGCACCTCGACCACGCGGGCGGCGCGGCGCGCATGGTCGCGGACACCCGAGCCAGCGGCGTGGACGTCCACGAGGACGACGCCGACTACATCCGGACGGGCGCCGCACCCCCGGTCGACCGCTCCTCCACCGCAGGGCGGATCTTCTCCCGCCTGCCGGGCCAGGGCTTCGCGGCCGCCCCTGTCGCGGCGGTCCTCCACGACGGGCAGCTGCTCGACGTCGCCGGCGGCCTGCGCGTCGTGCACACCCCGGGCCACACCCCCGGCCACGTCTCGCTGCTGCACGAGCCGACCGGGGTGCTCGTCACCGGCGACTCGATCTTCAACATGCGCAGCCGGATGACCTGGCCGATGTCCGCCGCGTGCACCTCCATTCGCCAGACCCGCGAGACCGCGGCCCGGCTGGCCGACCTCGAGTACGACGTTGCCGCCTTCACCCACGGCCCGGAGATCCGCGACGGCGCCCGGGAGGCCATCCGGGGCTTCCTGCGCCGACGCGCCACGGGCTGA
- a CDS encoding Bax inhibitor-1/YccA family protein has protein sequence MQTTNPILARIGQEGTTAPGGAGFAYDEGRSAVAQATSGAAVSDTVTADQLHQMVAGPQAGARVTLGDVIVKTGIAFVLVVIGAVFGWNTAESMPYIWIGAAVIGLVLGLVNAFKKSVSPALVLVYSLVQGVMLGGISYWYNTLAVANDYYGLVQQAVIGTFTAFGVMLLLYSTRIIRVNGTFVKVMIVAMVSYLVIGLASLVAALFGVGGGWGFYGVSGWGLILCAFGVLLASFSLALDFEAIKQGIAMGLPERESWRMAFGLLVTLIWLYLEILRLLSILSRN, from the coding sequence ATGCAGACGACCAACCCGATCCTGGCCCGGATCGGCCAGGAGGGCACCACCGCCCCGGGCGGTGCCGGGTTCGCCTACGACGAGGGCCGGTCCGCGGTGGCCCAGGCGACCTCTGGCGCTGCCGTGAGCGACACCGTGACCGCCGACCAGCTGCACCAGATGGTCGCGGGCCCGCAGGCGGGCGCCCGCGTGACCCTCGGCGACGTGATCGTGAAGACCGGGATCGCGTTCGTCCTGGTCGTGATCGGCGCGGTCTTCGGCTGGAACACCGCCGAGTCGATGCCTTACATCTGGATCGGCGCCGCCGTGATCGGCCTGGTGCTCGGCCTGGTGAACGCGTTCAAGAAGTCGGTGTCCCCGGCGCTGGTGCTGGTGTACTCGCTGGTCCAGGGCGTGATGCTCGGCGGGATCAGCTACTGGTACAACACGCTGGCCGTCGCCAACGACTACTACGGCCTGGTCCAGCAGGCGGTGATCGGCACGTTCACCGCGTTCGGCGTGATGCTGCTGCTGTACAGCACCCGGATCATCCGGGTGAACGGCACGTTCGTGAAGGTCATGATCGTGGCGATGGTCTCGTACCTCGTCATCGGCCTGGCGTCGCTGGTGGCCGCGCTGTTCGGCGTCGGCGGCGGCTGGGGCTTCTACGGGGTCAGCGGCTGGGGCCTGATCCTGTGCGCCTTCGGCGTGCTGCTCGCCTCGTTCAGCCTGGCGCTGGACTTCGAGGCCATCAAGCAGGGCATCGCGATGGGGCTGCCGGAGCGGGAGTCGTGGCGGATGGCCTTCGGCCTGCTGGTCACGCTGATCTGGCTGTACCTGGAGATCCTGCGGCTGCTGTCCATCCTCAGCCGGAACTGA
- a CDS encoding SGNH/GDSL hydrolase family protein has translation MLHRRQLSYGTAGLLGFSAAAVGVLAAQAVAARRTIGPRRTVPPYHDGRYLPRDGARGGTSIRIAVLGDSGAAGLGVDHAAETMGAVIAHGVADALRRPVVLTNHAVVGAQTKDLDAQIDRALTAYPQVAVIMVGANDVTHLVPVALSARRLEAAVARLRAAGAQVVMGTCPDLGTVRPISPPLRQLMRRYSRRLAARQGGATLAAGGRPVLLGDLIGPEFDAYPEVMFSVDRFHPSADGYAAAAQALLPEVIAALRRGPTGGMLPEAYVPPAPR, from the coding sequence GTGCTGCACCGACGGCAGCTCTCGTACGGCACGGCCGGCCTGCTCGGGTTCTCCGCAGCGGCCGTCGGCGTGCTGGCCGCGCAGGCCGTCGCCGCCCGGCGCACCATCGGACCGCGCCGCACCGTGCCGCCGTACCACGACGGCCGCTACCTGCCCCGCGACGGCGCCCGCGGCGGCACCTCCATCCGGATCGCCGTCCTCGGCGACTCCGGAGCCGCCGGCCTCGGCGTGGACCACGCCGCCGAGACGATGGGGGCCGTCATCGCGCACGGTGTCGCCGACGCGCTGCGGCGCCCGGTCGTCCTCACCAACCACGCCGTCGTCGGCGCCCAGACCAAGGACCTCGACGCGCAGATCGACCGGGCGCTGACCGCCTACCCGCAGGTCGCCGTGATCATGGTGGGGGCCAACGACGTCACCCACCTCGTCCCGGTGGCCCTGTCCGCCCGCCGGCTCGAGGCCGCGGTCGCCCGGCTGCGGGCCGCGGGAGCCCAGGTGGTCATGGGCACCTGCCCCGACCTCGGCACGGTGCGACCCATCTCCCCGCCGCTGCGCCAACTGATGCGCCGCTACTCCCGGCGCCTCGCCGCCCGGCAGGGCGGGGCCACCCTCGCCGCCGGCGGCCGGCCGGTGCTTCTCGGCGACCTGATCGGGCCGGAGTTCGACGCCTATCCCGAGGTCATGTTCTCCGTCGACCGCTTCCACCCGTCGGCCGACGGGTACGCCGCGGCCGCCCAGGCGCTGCTGCCGGAGGTCATCGCGGCACTGCGCCGGGGACCGACCGGCGGCATGCTGCCCGAGGCGTACGTACCACCCGCGCCCCGGTAG